One segment of Kribbella amoyensis DNA contains the following:
- the macS gene encoding MacS family sensor histidine kinase gives MTSETGPGRGESAGESADLLLPLWRALVVFRMITWGFACFGVWTRWDGIVRPSGAVLQLAIMGVWTVIASIGYSRHWGRRNTRLAVADLLVTVGCMYATLLAQPLLDIRAGASVLTSVWAAGPVIALAISRGRDGGLLGAATISLALLSLRGVDNAAKMLSNVQLLLVAGIVVGYAASTMRAANRRLREAIAAESATAERLRLSRSIHDGVLQVLAQVQRRGTAIGGEAVELAGLAAEQEVALRTLMASRPVDGAGGRADLCGLLLPLATTRVDVVVPADQVMVPAAVAAELVAAVKEALSNVDKHAGPDARAWVVVEDLGTDVLVSVRDDGAGTTPDRLDRAGADGHLGVSQSIRGRIRDLGGSVGVRTAPGEGTEWEMKVSRT, from the coding sequence ATGACGTCGGAGACCGGGCCGGGCCGGGGCGAGTCCGCGGGCGAGTCCGCCGACCTGCTGCTGCCGCTGTGGCGGGCGCTGGTGGTGTTCCGGATGATCACCTGGGGATTCGCCTGCTTCGGCGTGTGGACCCGGTGGGACGGCATCGTCCGGCCGTCCGGCGCCGTCCTGCAGTTGGCGATCATGGGCGTCTGGACCGTGATCGCGTCGATCGGGTACAGCCGGCACTGGGGCCGCCGCAACACCCGGCTCGCGGTCGCCGACCTTCTCGTCACCGTCGGCTGCATGTACGCCACCCTGCTGGCCCAGCCGCTGCTCGACATCCGCGCCGGCGCCTCGGTCCTCACCTCGGTCTGGGCCGCGGGACCGGTGATCGCGCTGGCGATCTCGCGGGGCCGCGACGGCGGTCTGTTGGGGGCGGCAACCATCAGCCTCGCGCTGCTGTCCCTGCGCGGCGTCGACAACGCGGCGAAGATGCTGAGCAACGTGCAGCTCCTGCTGGTCGCCGGCATCGTCGTCGGGTACGCCGCGAGTACGATGCGGGCCGCGAACCGCCGGCTCCGTGAGGCGATCGCCGCCGAGAGCGCCACCGCGGAACGGTTGCGCCTCAGCCGGTCGATCCACGACGGCGTCCTCCAGGTCCTCGCCCAGGTCCAGCGCCGGGGGACCGCGATCGGCGGCGAGGCGGTCGAGCTGGCCGGGCTGGCGGCCGAGCAGGAGGTTGCCCTGCGCACCTTGATGGCCTCGCGGCCGGTCGACGGCGCGGGTGGCCGGGCCGACCTGTGCGGACTGTTGTTGCCGCTGGCCACTACCCGGGTGGACGTGGTGGTGCCGGCGGACCAGGTGATGGTGCCGGCCGCCGTGGCCGCCGAACTGGTCGCCGCGGTGAAGGAGGCGCTCAGCAACGTGGACAAGCACGCCGGTCCGGACGCGCGGGCGTGGGTCGTGGTCGAGGACCTCGGGACCGACGTGCTGGTCTCGGTCCGCGACGACGGAGCCGGCACGACGCCGGACCGGCTGGACCGGGCCGGCGCGGACGGTCACCTCGGGGTGAGCCAGTCCATCCGCGGCCGGATCCGCGACCTCGGCGGCTCCGTCGGAGTCCGTACCGCGCCCGGCGAGGGCACCGAGTGGGAGATGAAGGTGAGCAGGACATGA
- a CDS encoding response regulator: MTVRVMIVDDHPMWREGVARDLGSRGYDVCATAADVPSAVRIARATTPDVVVMDLQLGDASGVDATREITAALPDTRVLVLSASGEQSDVLDAVKNGASGYLVKSASLDEFDAAVRRTAEGDAVFSAGLAGLLLGEYRRLGGAGPEVPQLTDRETEVLRLVARGLTAKQIATRLVLSHRTVENHVQNTLRKLQLHNRAELVRFAIENGLDADEA, encoded by the coding sequence ATGACGGTCCGGGTGATGATCGTGGACGACCATCCGATGTGGCGCGAGGGCGTGGCCCGCGACCTCGGCAGCCGCGGGTACGACGTGTGCGCGACTGCCGCCGACGTGCCGAGCGCGGTCCGGATCGCCCGGGCGACCACCCCCGACGTGGTGGTGATGGACCTGCAACTCGGCGACGCGTCCGGGGTCGACGCCACCCGCGAGATCACGGCCGCGCTGCCGGACACCAGGGTGCTGGTGTTGTCGGCGAGCGGCGAGCAGAGCGATGTCCTGGACGCCGTGAAGAACGGGGCGTCCGGGTACCTGGTGAAGTCGGCCTCGCTGGACGAGTTCGACGCGGCGGTGCGGCGGACGGCCGAAGGGGATGCCGTCTTCAGCGCGGGGCTCGCGGGGTTGCTGCTGGGGGAGTACCGGCGGTTGGGCGGCGCGGGCCCCGAAGTGCCGCAGCTGACCGACCGGGAGACCGAGGTACTCCGCCTGGTCGCGCGGGGCCTTACTGCCAAGCAGATCGCGACCCGGCTGGTCCTTTCGCATCGCACGGTGGAGAACCACGTGCAGAACACGCTGCGCAAACTCCAGCTGCACAACCGGGCCGAGCTGGTTCGCTTCGCCATCGAGAACGGGCTCGACGCGGACGAGGCGTAG
- a CDS encoding S8 family peptidase gives MRRRFRPLLVAAVVPAVALTTALTTAGAAGAAPVPEPAGRTIAVQAAPAEAGVSAVPDTYIVELRKGVKLKRSLGIAPQRQFSTAVNGFSAKLSADQLTELRKSPDVVAISQDVYVENAIDTTQANPPSWGIDRIDQRNLPLSKSYTYTRTGTGVHAYIIDSGVDPSHPNFGGRASFDFNGLDSNNTDCNGHGTHVGGTIGSTSYGVAKSVRLHGVKWLNCSGGGTASAAIAAVDWVTRNAVKPAVANASWNFSPNTTLENSLRAMINSGVFLAASAGNTGANSCDRLPRKIETALVTAATTNTDARASYSSTGACVDVYAPGSAIVSTLPGNTTGSYNGTSMATPHVAGVAALYLQTSPSATPATVKSYLETNATPNVVSGGGTGGTVNRLLFTNGL, from the coding sequence GTGCGTCGTCGTTTCCGCCCCCTTCTGGTCGCCGCCGTCGTGCCGGCCGTAGCCCTGACCACCGCCCTCACCACGGCAGGCGCTGCCGGAGCCGCGCCCGTCCCCGAACCCGCCGGCCGGACCATCGCCGTCCAGGCCGCTCCCGCCGAGGCCGGCGTGAGCGCCGTGCCGGATACCTACATCGTCGAGCTGCGCAAGGGCGTCAAGCTCAAGCGGTCCCTCGGGATCGCCCCGCAACGGCAGTTCAGTACCGCGGTCAACGGGTTCAGCGCGAAGCTCAGCGCGGACCAGCTGACCGAGTTGCGGAAGAGCCCGGACGTCGTCGCGATCTCGCAGGACGTCTACGTCGAGAACGCGATCGACACCACCCAGGCGAACCCGCCCTCGTGGGGCATCGACCGGATCGACCAGCGCAACCTGCCGTTGTCGAAGTCGTACACCTACACCCGGACCGGGACCGGCGTGCACGCGTACATCATCGACTCGGGCGTCGACCCGAGCCACCCGAACTTCGGCGGCCGGGCCAGCTTCGACTTCAACGGCCTGGACAGCAACAACACCGACTGCAACGGGCACGGCACCCACGTCGGCGGCACCATCGGATCCACTTCGTACGGCGTGGCCAAGTCGGTCCGCCTGCACGGGGTGAAGTGGCTCAACTGCAGTGGCGGCGGGACCGCGTCGGCCGCGATCGCCGCGGTCGACTGGGTCACCCGGAACGCGGTGAAGCCCGCGGTCGCCAACGCGTCGTGGAACTTCAGCCCGAACACCACCCTGGAGAACTCGCTCCGGGCGATGATCAACTCCGGGGTCTTCCTGGCCGCGTCGGCGGGCAACACCGGGGCGAACTCGTGCGACCGGCTGCCGCGCAAGATCGAGACCGCCCTGGTCACCGCGGCGACCACGAACACGGACGCGCGGGCCTCGTACTCCAGCACCGGCGCCTGCGTCGACGTGTACGCACCCGGGTCCGCGATCGTGTCCACCCTGCCGGGCAACACCACCGGCTCGTACAACGGCACGTCGATGGCGACCCCGCACGTCGCCGGCGTCGCCGCGCTCTACCTGCAGACCAGCCCGTCGGCCACCCCGGCGACAGTGAAGTCGTACCTCGAGACCAACGCCACCCCGAACGTCGTCAGCGGCGGCGGCACGGGCGGCACGGTCAACCGCCTCCTCTTCACCAACGGCCTGTAG
- the secD gene encoding protein translocase subunit SecD encodes MNRSSLIRAVLALLVLAASTYVVLTARPQLGLDLRGGTQIVLETSDSPTVKANRESTDQALEVLRRRIDALGVSEPSVTRQGDRRIIVELPGVQDPREAAAVIGKTAQLTFHQVLDQVAEKPAKPAAGETYLASDDGQGFLRLAKPAMTGELVGGAEGTIDPAQVAQGWFVQMDFKGDGGKIWAQITGKAACEPVGSPQRRVAIVLDNEVITAPAVDPNGGTTLCNIGIGGGQSTITGNFGEEEAKDLAALIEGGSLPVPVEVIDQRTVGPSLGKDAIEASALAAIIGVALTALFIIVVYRLVGLMAVIGLISYAGMSYAALTALGATLTLPGLAGFVLAIGMAVDANVLVFERAREDYIGGRTDGLRRSLRSGFQNALSAIADSNITTLLAAGLLFFLAAGPVRGFGVTLSIGVLASMLSALVVTRVLAEFFVARKFVLKRPAISGIAGHGRVRTWLEAKRPALMNHSRRWLVITMIAIVVSVAGVAIRGLNLGIEFTGGRLLEVSTAQPITPDQARVAVAEAGYPNAVVQASGTDDITVRTGTISNDETEKIRESISRIGGGTELIRNESIGPSLGSELRDKALIALGVALLAQLLYLAARFRWTFGAGAVLALLQNVAVVVGVFAWTGKPVDGIFLAAMLTIIGYTVNDSVVVFDRIRETRNARSTDNLGQVVDTAIINVLPRTINTGISTLFILTALLFLGGDSLSDFALALLLGILVGTYSSNLTAAPLLVELEKKYPAPPPKPKRVQRDRDAAPDRGAVV; translated from the coding sequence GTGAACCGGTCGTCCCTCATCCGCGCGGTGCTGGCACTCCTCGTGCTGGCCGCCTCGACGTACGTCGTGCTGACGGCGCGCCCTCAGCTCGGTCTGGACCTGCGCGGGGGAACGCAGATCGTGCTGGAGACCAGCGATTCGCCCACGGTGAAGGCGAACCGCGAGTCCACCGACCAGGCGCTGGAGGTGCTGCGCCGCCGGATCGACGCCCTCGGGGTGAGCGAGCCCAGCGTGACTCGGCAGGGCGACCGGCGGATCATCGTCGAGCTGCCCGGCGTCCAGGACCCGCGCGAAGCGGCGGCCGTGATCGGCAAGACCGCGCAGCTCACCTTCCACCAGGTGCTCGACCAGGTCGCCGAGAAGCCGGCCAAGCCCGCGGCGGGCGAGACGTACCTGGCCAGCGACGACGGCCAGGGCTTCCTGCGGCTGGCGAAACCGGCGATGACCGGTGAGCTGGTCGGCGGAGCGGAAGGCACGATCGACCCCGCGCAGGTCGCGCAGGGCTGGTTCGTGCAGATGGACTTCAAGGGCGACGGCGGCAAGATCTGGGCCCAGATCACCGGCAAGGCCGCGTGCGAGCCGGTCGGCTCACCGCAGCGCCGGGTCGCGATCGTGCTCGACAACGAGGTCATCACCGCGCCGGCCGTCGACCCGAACGGCGGCACCACCCTGTGCAACATCGGCATCGGCGGCGGCCAGTCCACCATCACCGGCAACTTCGGTGAGGAAGAGGCCAAGGACCTGGCCGCGCTGATCGAGGGCGGCTCGCTGCCGGTCCCGGTCGAGGTCATCGACCAGCGCACCGTCGGCCCGTCGCTCGGCAAGGACGCGATCGAGGCGAGTGCCCTCGCCGCGATCATCGGCGTCGCGCTCACCGCACTCTTCATCATCGTCGTCTACCGCTTGGTCGGGCTGATGGCGGTGATCGGCCTGATCTCCTACGCCGGGATGTCCTACGCCGCACTCACCGCTCTGGGGGCCACCCTCACCTTGCCCGGCCTGGCGGGCTTCGTGCTCGCGATCGGTATGGCCGTGGATGCCAACGTGCTCGTCTTCGAGAGAGCTCGCGAGGACTACATCGGTGGCCGCACGGACGGCCTGCGCAGATCCCTGCGCAGCGGCTTCCAGAACGCGCTGTCCGCGATCGCCGACTCGAACATCACCACCCTGCTCGCGGCCGGTCTGCTGTTCTTCCTGGCCGCCGGACCGGTCCGGGGCTTCGGCGTCACGCTGAGCATCGGGGTCCTGGCGTCGATGCTGTCCGCCCTGGTCGTCACCCGGGTGCTCGCCGAGTTCTTCGTCGCCCGCAAGTTCGTCCTGAAGCGCCCGGCCATCAGTGGCATCGCCGGCCACGGCCGGGTCCGCACCTGGCTGGAGGCCAAGCGTCCGGCCCTGATGAACCACAGCCGCCGCTGGCTGGTGATCACCATGATCGCGATCGTGGTGAGCGTCGCCGGCGTCGCCATCCGCGGCCTCAACCTCGGTATCGAGTTCACCGGCGGCCGCCTGCTCGAGGTGAGCACGGCCCAGCCCATCACCCCCGACCAGGCCCGCGTCGCCGTCGCCGAAGCCGGCTACCCGAACGCCGTCGTCCAGGCCTCCGGGACCGACGACATCACGGTCCGCACCGGCACGATCAGCAACGACGAGACCGAGAAGATCCGCGAGTCCATCAGCCGGATCGGCGGCGGCACCGAGCTCATCCGCAACGAGAGCATCGGCCCGTCCCTCGGCAGCGAACTCCGCGACAAGGCGCTGATCGCCCTCGGCGTCGCACTGCTCGCTCAGTTGCTGTACCTGGCAGCCCGCTTCCGCTGGACCTTCGGAGCCGGCGCGGTGCTGGCCCTGCTGCAGAACGTCGCGGTGGTCGTCGGCGTCTTCGCCTGGACCGGCAAACCCGTCGACGGCATCTTCCTGGCCGCGATGCTGACGATCATCGGTTACACCGTGAACGACTCGGTGGTCGTCTTCGACCGCATCCGCGAAACCCGCAACGCCCGGAGTACGGACAACCTCGGCCAAGTCGTCGACACAGCGATCATCAACGTGCTGCCAAGAACCATCAACACCGGTATCAGCACCCTCTTCATCCTGACGGCCCTGCTGTTCCTGGGCGGAGACTCCCTGAGCGACTTCGCCCTGGCGCTGCTGCTCGGCATCCTGGTCGGCACGTACTCGTCCAACCTGACGGCCGCTCCGCTGCTGGTGGAGCTGGAGAAGAAGTACCCGGCGCCTCCGCCCAAGCCGAAGAGAGTCCAGCGAGACCGCGACGCCGCACCGGACCGGGGCGCGGTCGTCTAG
- a CDS encoding ATP-dependent DNA helicase, which produces MRELLEAAVSGLNGQTRPGQVSMAEAVNESMHDGSHLLVQAGTGTGKSLGYLVPALVHAIEDRRVVVSTATLTLQAQLVDRDMPALLDATEKLLPRRPRYAIQKGRNNYACLHRIREGAPDEDGMLVDVPPSGPVGQQVVELREWAEQQLLDGAAGDRDHAPSHQYQAWQQVAIAARECLGAQKCPYGEECFAEKAKEEARKADIVITNHALLSIDAFENRTVLPEHDVVIVDEAHELPARVTGAAGDELSPQMVERAAKRARRFVDDDHADDLIDASDALRSALDQSREGRIEGTNTVVLEAAGLIRDAARAVYSDLGKKSDDKDDDPDGAKRQSKGAVKEVFDVAERVAALSDADVVWLVDRDRFGRELRIAPLTVAGLLRELMLKDRTAVLTSATLTLGGEFDAIARQVGLRPSDRLELEAEMPEETDADPGPLPWRGLDVGSPFEYEKQAILYVAKHLPPPHRDGLGQKQFDEIVDLVTAAGGRTLGLFSSRRAAEAATAAVREATDLKILCQGDAHLNELSREFVEDPETSLFGTLSLWQGLDVPGSTCNLVIIDRIPFPRPDEPLMAARQRAVDEAGGNGFMSVAATHAALLLAQGTGRLIRRTSDRGVVAILDPRIVTARYGSFLRASLPPMWPTADRAKVLGALQRLQES; this is translated from the coding sequence GTGCGCGAATTGCTGGAGGCCGCGGTCTCCGGGTTGAACGGTCAGACTCGTCCGGGTCAGGTGTCGATGGCCGAGGCGGTGAACGAGTCGATGCACGATGGCTCCCACTTGCTCGTCCAGGCGGGCACGGGGACGGGCAAGTCCCTCGGGTACCTGGTGCCAGCGCTCGTGCACGCGATCGAGGACCGCCGGGTCGTCGTGTCCACCGCCACCCTCACCTTGCAGGCCCAGCTGGTCGATCGGGACATGCCCGCGCTGCTCGACGCGACCGAGAAGCTGCTGCCCCGCCGGCCGCGGTACGCGATCCAGAAGGGGCGGAACAACTACGCCTGCCTGCACCGGATCCGCGAGGGCGCGCCGGACGAGGACGGCATGCTGGTCGACGTGCCGCCGTCCGGTCCGGTCGGGCAGCAGGTGGTCGAGTTGCGCGAGTGGGCCGAGCAGCAGTTGCTCGACGGGGCGGCGGGGGACCGCGACCACGCGCCGTCGCACCAGTACCAGGCCTGGCAGCAGGTCGCGATCGCGGCGCGGGAGTGCTTGGGCGCGCAGAAATGCCCGTACGGCGAGGAGTGCTTCGCGGAGAAGGCGAAGGAGGAGGCCCGCAAGGCCGACATCGTCATCACGAACCACGCCCTGCTGTCGATCGACGCCTTCGAGAACCGCACCGTCCTGCCCGAGCACGACGTGGTGATCGTCGACGAGGCGCACGAGCTGCCGGCCCGGGTGACCGGGGCCGCGGGGGACGAGCTGTCGCCGCAGATGGTGGAGCGGGCGGCGAAGCGGGCGCGGCGGTTCGTCGACGACGACCACGCGGACGACCTGATCGACGCCTCGGACGCGCTGCGGTCCGCGCTCGACCAGTCCCGCGAGGGCCGGATCGAGGGGACGAACACCGTCGTCCTGGAGGCGGCCGGCCTGATCCGCGACGCCGCCCGCGCGGTGTACTCGGACCTCGGCAAGAAGTCCGACGACAAGGACGACGATCCCGACGGCGCCAAGCGGCAGTCGAAAGGGGCCGTCAAGGAGGTCTTCGACGTCGCCGAGCGGGTCGCGGCGCTGAGCGACGCGGACGTGGTCTGGCTGGTCGATCGGGACCGGTTCGGCCGGGAGCTGCGGATCGCGCCGTTGACCGTGGCCGGGTTGCTGCGGGAGCTGATGCTGAAGGACCGGACCGCGGTCCTCACCTCGGCGACGTTGACGCTCGGCGGTGAGTTCGACGCGATCGCGCGCCAGGTCGGGCTGCGGCCGTCGGACCGGCTCGAGCTCGAGGCGGAGATGCCGGAGGAGACCGACGCCGACCCGGGTCCGCTGCCGTGGCGTGGTCTCGACGTCGGCTCCCCGTTCGAGTACGAGAAGCAGGCGATCCTGTACGTCGCCAAACACCTGCCGCCGCCGCATCGGGACGGGCTGGGGCAGAAGCAGTTCGACGAGATCGTCGACCTGGTCACCGCCGCCGGCGGCCGGACGCTCGGGTTGTTCTCGTCCCGCCGGGCGGCCGAGGCGGCGACGGCCGCGGTCCGCGAAGCGACCGACCTGAAGATCCTCTGCCAGGGCGACGCCCACCTGAACGAGCTCTCCCGCGAGTTCGTCGAGGATCCGGAGACGTCGCTGTTCGGCACGCTGTCGCTGTGGCAGGGACTCGACGTTCCGGGCTCCACCTGCAACCTGGTGATCATCGACCGGATCCCGTTCCCCCGGCCGGACGAGCCGTTGATGGCCGCCCGGCAGCGCGCCGTGGATGAGGCCGGAGGCAACGGGTTCATGTCGGTCGCGGCGACCCACGCGGCCTTGCTGCTCGCGCAGGGGACCGGTCGGCTGATCCGGCGGACGTCCGATCGCGGAGTGGTGGCGATCCTCGATCCCCGGATCGTGACTGCTCGGTACGGCAGCTTCCTGCGCGCCTCGCTGCCGCCGATGTGGCCGACCGCGGACCGGGCCAAGGTGCTCGGCGCGCTGCAGCGGTTGCAGGAGTCATGA
- the ligD gene encoding non-homologous end-joining DNA ligase: MSPATSPPVLPMMAAPGQLPTGPGWSYEMKWDGIRVIAEVDDGVCRLWSRNSRDVSGGYPELVGLAEAPGLELPAVLDGEIVTLDENGAPSFGLLQRRMHVRDPRHLTRLVTEVPVSVRVFDVLRYAGNWLLEATYDERRGLLDSLDIGDPFWEVPPAYSDSEKALDLSAAQGLEGVVAKRRKSRYLAGKRSSDWVKVKPVQTRDVILCGWHPGEGNREGRIGSLYCGAYSEPGGELVLIGKVGSGLDFAILDVLGAELAALEVDRPPFDTSTIPTSDRRAAHWLDPLLVAEVTYSGWAADGRLRHPVWRGLRLDIDPEMVLR, from the coding sequence ATGAGCCCCGCGACCAGCCCGCCGGTGCTGCCGATGATGGCGGCGCCGGGCCAGCTGCCGACCGGGCCGGGCTGGTCGTACGAGATGAAGTGGGACGGTATCCGCGTCATCGCCGAGGTGGACGACGGCGTCTGCCGGCTCTGGTCCCGTAACAGCCGCGACGTCTCCGGCGGCTACCCCGAGCTGGTCGGCCTGGCCGAGGCGCCCGGTCTCGAGCTCCCGGCCGTCCTGGACGGGGAGATCGTCACCCTCGACGAGAACGGCGCCCCCTCGTTCGGCCTGTTGCAGCGGCGGATGCACGTGCGCGATCCACGGCACCTGACCCGCCTCGTCACCGAGGTACCGGTCTCGGTCCGCGTCTTCGACGTGCTCCGGTACGCCGGGAACTGGTTGCTGGAGGCAACGTACGACGAACGGCGCGGGCTCCTCGACTCGCTCGACATCGGCGACCCGTTCTGGGAGGTCCCGCCGGCGTACTCGGACAGCGAGAAGGCGCTCGACCTGTCCGCCGCACAAGGCCTCGAAGGCGTGGTCGCGAAGCGGCGCAAGTCCCGGTACCTGGCGGGGAAGCGCAGCTCGGACTGGGTGAAGGTGAAACCTGTCCAGACCCGCGACGTGATCCTGTGCGGCTGGCATCCGGGGGAGGGGAACCGCGAGGGCCGGATCGGCTCGCTCTACTGCGGCGCGTACTCCGAGCCCGGCGGTGAACTGGTCCTGATCGGCAAGGTCGGATCCGGCCTCGACTTCGCCATCCTCGACGTCCTCGGTGCCGAGCTGGCCGCGTTGGAGGTGGACCGGCCGCCCTTCGACACCTCGACCATCCCGACCTCGGACCGGCGCGCCGCGCACTGGCTGGATCCGTTGCTGGTGGCGGAGGTGACCTACTCGGGCTGGGCCGCGGACGGGCGGCTCCGGCATCCGGTGTGGCGGGGGCTGCGGCTGGACATCGACCCCGAAATGGTGCTTCGCTGA
- a CDS encoding glutathione peroxidase yields the protein MTTVYDFSARRIEGNEQSLADFRDQVLLVVNTASQCSQTPQYTGLQKLYKKYRRQGFSVLGFPCDQFGHQEPGDENEIANFCSTIYHVTFPMFAKIDVNGSKTIPLYNWLKREAGGLLGGRVKWNFTKFLLARDGSVIARYAPTHTPEKLADKIEAALAVPAPSREAND from the coding sequence ATGACGACTGTCTATGACTTCAGCGCCCGGCGGATCGAAGGCAATGAACAGTCTCTTGCCGATTTCCGCGACCAGGTCCTCCTGGTGGTGAACACGGCCTCGCAGTGCAGCCAGACACCGCAGTACACCGGCCTGCAGAAGCTCTACAAGAAGTACCGCAGGCAGGGTTTTTCGGTGCTCGGTTTTCCCTGTGACCAGTTCGGCCACCAGGAGCCCGGTGACGAGAATGAGATCGCGAACTTCTGTTCGACGATCTACCACGTCACGTTCCCGATGTTCGCCAAGATCGATGTGAACGGGTCGAAGACGATCCCGCTCTACAACTGGCTCAAGCGCGAGGCCGGCGGCCTGCTCGGCGGCCGGGTCAAGTGGAACTTCACCAAGTTCCTGCTTGCTCGCGACGGCAGCGTGATCGCGCGGTACGCGCCCACGCACACGCCGGAGAAGCTGGCGGACAAGATCGAGGCGGCACTGGCGGTCCCCGCGCCGTCCCGGGAAGCGAACGACTGA
- the lexA gene encoding transcriptional repressor LexA, with the protein MARTPSGSSKDERSTAGRRDQTSADQTVSELPDGPADATGLTPRQRRVLDVIRDSVDSRGYPPSMREIGERVGLTSSSSVSHQLRVLEQKGLLRRDPNRPRAIEVRYPGEVAESARRGSVGSVRQLSYDETDAGDAHPAAAYVPVVGRIAAGGPILAEQEVEEIFPLPKAMVGEGTLFMLRVKGESMIDAAICDGDWVVVRQQQTAENGDIVAAMIDGEATVKTFKKTKNEIWLLPHNDAFEPIDGKDATILGKVVTVLRRV; encoded by the coding sequence ATGGCCAGGACGCCGAGCGGTTCCAGCAAGGACGAGCGCAGCACTGCGGGGCGGCGCGACCAGACCTCGGCCGACCAGACCGTGTCCGAGCTGCCGGACGGCCCGGCCGACGCGACCGGCCTGACGCCGCGCCAGCGCCGCGTCCTGGACGTCATCCGCGACTCGGTCGACAGCCGTGGTTACCCGCCCTCGATGCGTGAGATCGGCGAGCGGGTCGGTCTGACCAGCTCGTCCTCGGTGTCGCACCAGCTCCGCGTGCTCGAGCAGAAGGGCCTGCTCCGCCGCGACCCGAATCGCCCCCGGGCCATCGAGGTCCGCTACCCCGGCGAGGTCGCCGAGTCCGCGCGCCGTGGCTCGGTCGGCTCGGTCCGGCAGCTGTCCTACGACGAGACCGACGCCGGCGACGCGCACCCGGCCGCGGCGTACGTGCCGGTGGTCGGCCGGATCGCCGCCGGTGGCCCGATCCTCGCCGAGCAGGAGGTCGAGGAGATCTTCCCGTTGCCGAAGGCAATGGTCGGCGAGGGCACGCTGTTCATGCTCCGGGTCAAGGGTGAGTCGATGATCGACGCCGCGATCTGCGACGGCGACTGGGTCGTGGTCCGCCAGCAGCAGACCGCGGAGAACGGTGACATCGTCGCTGCCATGATCGACGGCGAGGCGACCGTGAAGACGTTCAAGAAGACCAAGAACGAGATCTGGCTACTGCCGCACAACGACGCGTTCGAGCCGATCGACGGCAAGGACGCGACCATCCTCGGAAAGGTCGTAACAGTTCTGCGGCGTGTCTGA
- a CDS encoding LysM peptidoglycan-binding domain-containing protein — MSTAALATETPATIQVAPPPQVVPRRRRRIEGTTTERMPVRACSGDELGRHVQARSAADRHRPAVRPEAEVEPPALRLTRRGRAVLTVLSVLIFGSAVAVLGLRVAGVLEPEPQFTRTVQVEVGAGQTLWQIAQETNPTDNPATVVEQIATLNNLSTPSDLTPGQTLEIPVR, encoded by the coding sequence ATGAGCACAGCGGCTCTGGCAACAGAAACACCGGCGACGATCCAGGTGGCGCCGCCGCCTCAGGTCGTGCCGCGTCGCCGCCGGCGCATCGAGGGCACCACCACCGAGCGGATGCCGGTGCGCGCCTGCTCCGGCGACGAGCTCGGCCGGCACGTCCAAGCGAGGTCCGCGGCCGACCGGCACCGTCCCGCGGTCCGGCCCGAGGCCGAGGTCGAGCCGCCGGCGTTGCGGCTGACCCGCCGGGGACGCGCGGTGCTGACCGTGCTGTCGGTGCTGATCTTCGGGTCGGCCGTCGCAGTCCTGGGGCTGCGGGTCGCCGGGGTGCTCGAGCCCGAGCCGCAGTTCACCCGGACGGTGCAGGTCGAGGTCGGCGCCGGCCAGACGCTGTGGCAGATCGCCCAGGAGACCAATCCGACCGACAACCCCGCCACCGTCGTCGAGCAGATCGCGACCCTGAACAACCTCTCCACCCCGTCCGATCTCACCCCGGGCCAGACCCTCGAGATCCCGGTCCGCTGA